One genomic region from Methanomicrobia archaeon encodes:
- a CDS encoding DUF2080 family transposase-associated protein — MKKVPIQAQSHLELDGIQGFFIRKVTKFGNSAKVDCPKEYLGRTVYLVIV; from the coding sequence ATGAAAAAGGTTCCGATCCAAGCGCAGAGCCATCTTGAGCTTGATGGGATTCAGGGGTTCTTCATACGGAAGGTAACGAAATTCGGGAACAGTGCCAAGGTCGATTGTCCCAAGGAATACCTTGGTCGTACCGTCTACCTGGTGATCGTATGA